The DNA window AATATCTTTTGGGCATCGAGCAATCGCTTGTTCTTGAGATCAAAATTGATTTCTAGTCTTGCAAATTCCTCCATGAGTAATGGGATATCAAACTTGATATGATTGTATCCACCTAAATCGCAGTCTTTAAAAAATGCATAGATCTCTTTGGCAATCTCTTCAAATTTTGGCGCATCTTTTACGTCCTTATCGCTGATGCCGTGGATAGCAGTAGACGATGGGGGAATAGGCATTTCCGGATTGACCAGCCATCTTTTTTTTTCTTCATTACCATCCTGTAATAGTTTTATGGCTGCAATTTCAATAATACGGTCGCGCGTGACATTTGGCCCCGTAGTTTCTAGATCAAAAAAAACAAGATCTTTTTTAAGGTTTAATTCCATCTAGTTAAGTAGTTTTTCGGCGAATTTATCGAGGTTGACACCATCAAAATTACCAGAACTCATCATTAATAAGTTCTTGTTATTCAGGTTTTTACTCTCAAGATATTCAATTAATTTATCGCTTTCGGTAAAAATGGTAAGATCGTTCTGATTAAAAGCAATTTTTAAATCATTTTCGTTGATCATTTCCAGTTTTTTGTGTTTGACAACTTCGGGATTGTAATAAATAATGGCCTCATCGGCATCTACAAAGGTGTCGGCATATTGTTCGATAAAATCCTTGTTCAAACTGCTAAAGGTATGCAATTCAATACAGGCGATTAATTCTCTATCCGGATATTGAGTTTTAACGGCCTGTGTTGAAGCTTTTAGTTTTGAAGGGGCATGTGCAAAATCCTTAAAAATTAAGGTACTGTCGTTTTTTGCTAATAGCTCCATTCTTCTACCTGCCCCGCTAAAAGATTTAATGGCCTCATAAAAATCTTCTTCTTCGATGCTGAGTTTTTTACATACCTCCAAGGCTGCGCTGAGATTGCTCATATTGTGCTCACCGAATATCTTTAGGGGAATTTCGCCTGAATTTTTTGTCAATAGGTAAGTGATGCCATCCTGAACTTTGTGCGGGAGCGTTGTATATTCAATTGCTACAACATCATCGCGTTCTTTTCTACCGATGACGGTAGCAATATCATCATCTCCATTATAGATCAGCGTACCTGCCTTGGGTGTTTTATCAGTAAAACTTTCAAAACCTATGACATAAGACTCCAGACTTGGATAAACATTATAATGATCCCATTTTATTCCTGAGATCACTCCGATATGATGATCATAGATCAAAAATTTTGGTTGGGGATCGAGCGCAGAATTGAGATATTCATCGCCTTCTATTACAATTATAGGCGCATCGCTTAAATTTACAGTTAGTTCAAAACCGTCTATTTCTGCTCCCACAAGATAATCAAATTCACGCCCTACATGTCTTAAAACATGCATTATCATTGCGGTAATGGTAGTTTTGCCATGACTTCCACCTATGACAAAGCGTTGCTTATTGGTCGAATAATCTCTTATAAATTCCGGGAAAGAGGAAATTTTTATTCCCAACTCTTTTGCTTTTATCAATTCGGGATTATCCGCCTGAGCATGCATACCCAAAATAATTAGGTCGAGATCCTCGCTGATATTATTTTCATGCCAACCTTTTTCTTTGGGCAGAAGACCATATTTTTCGAGTTTTGATTTAGAAGGATCAAAAATTTCATCATCAGATCCACTGACCTGCCAACCGTTTTTTTTCAATGCTATTGCCAAATTGTGCATCACACTACCACCAATGGCAATAAAATGAACTTTTTTATTTGAATCCTTCATTATCTAATTGAATAAGCCGTCAAATCTATAATTTATATCTTTTGTCACAAAGTGGAAAAATTGTGAATAAAATCAAAAATTTGTGGATTAAGAGGTAATGCTTATTTCTATTTTTGAAAGATGGACGAGCCAAAAAGAGGAACAGCAAGACAAATTAAATTAAGTCAGACTCAGGAAAATGAATTTCACACGACCGGAAAGGTCCAACCACAAGCTTCTGATCTGGAAATGGCTGTTCTTGGGGCGCTTATGTTGGAAAAAGATGCATTGACCAATGTTATCGAGATTTTGCGGCCTGAAAGTTTTTATGTAGAGAAAAATAAAATCATCTACGAAGCCATCTTAAAGCTTTTTGGAAATTCCGAACCTGTAGATATCCTAACCGTTACCAATCAGCTTAAAAAAACTGGGCAATTAATTCAAGCAGGAGGCCCCTTTTATCTGACCGAACTCACCAATAGGGTTAATTCCGCCGCCAATATAGAATATCATGCGAGAGTCATACTGGAACAGGCCATAAAAAGAGAATTGATTAGTATTTCTTCTGGAATCCAAACCAAGGCCTTTGAAGATACCCAGGATGCACTTGAATTGCTTGATGAAGCCGGAGCTTCCATTTTTGAAATATCGGACAGAAATGTACGAAAAGACTATCAGGGCATGACCGAACTCATGCGAATGGCCATCGATGAGTTGGAAAATAAGAAAAATCAAAAAGACGGTTTAACCGGCGTGCCTTCCGGCTTTACCAAATTAGACCGCGTAACCTCAGGTTGGCAAAAATCCGATATGGTAATTATTGCGGCACGTCCGGCCATGGGTAAAACAGCCTTTGTGATGTCTGCATTGAGAAATGCCGCTGTGGATCACGATACACCGGTAGCCATATTTTCATTGGAGATGTCTTCCTTACAGCTGGTTAATCGACTTATTTCTGCCGAGGCGGAACTCGAAAGCGATAAAATAAAAACCGGACAGCTTCAGGAATACGAATGGACTCAGCTCTATGAAAAGACAAAACGCATTTCAAATGCCCCGATTTTCATTGATGATACTCCCGGTTTGTCAATTTTGGAATTAAGAGCGAAATGCCGAAAACTAAAACAACAACACGACATTCAGCTTATCATAATTGATTACCTTCAGTTGATGTCCGGAGACTTGAGTAAAAAAGGAGGGAACAGAGAACAGGAAATTGCATCCATTTCAAGATCGCTTAAAAATATTGCCAAAGAACTGAATGTTCCTGTAATAGCATTATCACAGTTGAGTCGTGCAGTAGAAACCAGAGGTGGAGATAAACGCCCTATGCTTTCCGACCTAAGGGAATCAGGATCAATTGAGCAGGATGCCGATATGGTTTTATTTCTGTACAGACCAGAATACTATGGTATCACCCAGGATACTGACGGAGGACCAACAGAAGGATTGGGAGAGATTATAATTGCAAAACACAGAAACGGCTCCCTGGCAGATGTAAAGCTGAGATTCGTTGGAAAATACACCAAGTTCATGGATTTTGAGGATTTTTCAGGGGCCGGATTTTCAAGTGGTAATTACGGTTCCTTTAGTGGCAATTCCTTTACCGTTCCGAGCAAGGCCAACGATATAACAGATGATTCCGATAATTCTGAAGATGGAGATGAAGAACCATTTTAGAATTTAATCTTCTTCAAAGAGTAAATTTTGCATGGCATTTTGCAATTCTGCCAAAGTTTTATTTTCAGACTGCTTTTTTGCAAGTTCTATTCCTCTGCGATAAACCTCAAGGGCAATATCTTTCTGGTTAAATTGAATTAGTAATTCTGCCAGCTGATAATAAACCGGTAAATAATCGGGAAATAATTTTTGAGATTTTTCAAGTAATTCTAAACTTTTTTTAGGCTCAAAATCTTTGTATTCCAGAGCTAAAGCGTAAATGTAAAAGGGATCATCACTTGAGTCCTTCATTCTTTCTTTGAGCATTTGTATACGATTCTCATTCATCTTTTAGAATTAAACGTTTATTCTTTAATTTCGGCCTTAAATAGCAATATCAAAATAAAATACATAAATGAAAATACTTGTTTGCATAAGCCACGTTCCGGATACCACAACGAAGATTAAATTAACTTCGGATAATCAGGATTTGGATAAGCAGGGTGTACAGTTTGTTATAGGACCTTATGACGATTATGCACTTGCGAGAGCAGTTGAATTAAAAGAAACAAATGGAGCCGAAGTAGTTGCTTTGAATGTTGGCACACAGGAAACCGAGCCAACCATACGTAAAGCCCTGGCCATTGGAGCCGATAAGGCCGTCCGAATAAATGCCGAACCAAAAGACACTCAATTTGTAGCAAAGCAAATTTTTGAACATGCCAAAGACGCCGTTTATGATTTGATATTGATGGGTAGAGAAACCAGCGATTACAATTCCGGCGCTGTTCATGGTATGGTAGCCGAAATGATGGGAATTCCCTGTGTAACGCCTGTAATGAGACTGGAAATTGATGGTGATACAATAAAAATGGATAAAGAGATAGAAGGAGGTAAGGAAAAAGTTGAAGCAAAGATGCCATTAGTAGCCGGATGTCAGGAACCAATTGCAGAATGGAAAATCCCGAATATGAGAGGGATCATGTCCGCCAGAACTAAGCCTCTTGAAGTTATTGAACCTGTCGGTGATGGAGAAACGATAGAAAGTCTTGGTTATGAAATGCCTAAGGCCAAGGGGGAATGTAAAATGATAGACAAGGACAATGTCGAAGAATTAGTAAATTTATTGAAAAACGAAGCTAAAGTTATATAAGATGAGCGTACTGGTATATGTAGAAAGTGAAGAAGGAAAAATTAAAAAATCGAGCAGGGAGGCCGTAAGCTTTGCTAAAGCGCTTGCTGATAAATTTAATGACAGCGTAACTGCTGTAGCACTTGGAACGATAGATGCTGCCGAATTGAGTGGCTTAGGAAAAAACGGAGCGAGGAAAGTACTCCACGATTCCGAATCAGAATTTGATAAAGGAAGAATATCGCCGGTTGCATCTGCTTTAGCCAAGGCAAGCGAGCAGGAGTCTGCAAGTATAGTAGTGTTACCTAAATCGTCATTGTCCGATGCTGCTGCCGCCAAGCTATCGGTTAAGATTTCAGCTGCATTGGGGACAAATTTGGTTGAATTACCAGACACCTCTGATGGTTTTAAAATCAAGAGAAGCATTTTTAC is part of the Hyphobacterium sp. CCMP332 genome and encodes:
- a CDS encoding tetratricopeptide repeat protein, translating into MNENRIQMLKERMKDSSDDPFYIYALALEYKDFEPKKSLELLEKSQKLFPDYLPVYYQLAELLIQFNQKDIALEVYRRGIELAKKQSENKTLAELQNAMQNLLFEED
- the dnaB gene encoding replicative DNA helicase, yielding MDEPKRGTARQIKLSQTQENEFHTTGKVQPQASDLEMAVLGALMLEKDALTNVIEILRPESFYVEKNKIIYEAILKLFGNSEPVDILTVTNQLKKTGQLIQAGGPFYLTELTNRVNSAANIEYHARVILEQAIKRELISISSGIQTKAFEDTQDALELLDEAGASIFEISDRNVRKDYQGMTELMRMAIDELENKKNQKDGLTGVPSGFTKLDRVTSGWQKSDMVIIAARPAMGKTAFVMSALRNAAVDHDTPVAIFSLEMSSLQLVNRLISAEAELESDKIKTGQLQEYEWTQLYEKTKRISNAPIFIDDTPGLSILELRAKCRKLKQQHDIQLIIIDYLQLMSGDLSKKGGNREQEIASISRSLKNIAKELNVPVIALSQLSRAVETRGGDKRPMLSDLRESGSIEQDADMVLFLYRPEYYGITQDTDGGPTEGLGEIIIAKHRNGSLADVKLRFVGKYTKFMDFEDFSGAGFSSGNYGSFSGNSFTVPSKANDITDDSDNSEDGDEEPF
- a CDS encoding peptidoglycan synthetase, which gives rise to MKDSNKKVHFIAIGGSVMHNLAIALKKNGWQVSGSDDEIFDPSKSKLEKYGLLPKEKGWHENNISEDLDLIILGMHAQADNPELIKAKELGIKISSFPEFIRDYSTNKQRFVIGGSHGKTTITAMIMHVLRHVGREFDYLVGAEIDGFELTVNLSDAPIIVIEGDEYLNSALDPQPKFLIYDHHIGVISGIKWDHYNVYPSLESYVIGFESFTDKTPKAGTLIYNGDDDIATVIGRKERDDVVAIEYTTLPHKVQDGITYLLTKNSGEIPLKIFGEHNMSNLSAALEVCKKLSIEEEDFYEAIKSFSGAGRRMELLAKNDSTLIFKDFAHAPSKLKASTQAVKTQYPDRELIACIELHTFSSLNKDFIEQYADTFVDADEAIIYYNPEVVKHKKLEMINENDLKIAFNQNDLTIFTESDKLIEYLESKNLNNKNLLMMSSGNFDGVNLDKFAEKLLN
- a CDS encoding electron transfer flavoprotein subunit beta/FixA family protein; the encoded protein is MKILVCISHVPDTTTKIKLTSDNQDLDKQGVQFVIGPYDDYALARAVELKETNGAEVVALNVGTQETEPTIRKALAIGADKAVRINAEPKDTQFVAKQIFEHAKDAVYDLILMGRETSDYNSGAVHGMVAEMMGIPCVTPVMRLEIDGDTIKMDKEIEGGKEKVEAKMPLVAGCQEPIAEWKIPNMRGIMSARTKPLEVIEPVGDGETIESLGYEMPKAKGECKMIDKDNVEELVNLLKNEAKVI